Part of the Aciduliprofundum boonei T469 genome is shown below.
GCCATTTCTCACACCTCCATCTCCATATCCTTGCTTTTCTCAACATGTGCCCCTTGAACCTGATTGCTCATCATCCTGTTCATCTGGTTGCCTTCCTTGACTTCTTCCTTGTCTTTCTGCATACACATGTCCTTATACCTGCAATAATCACACATCCACTTTTGAAAGTTCTCCTTGTCCAATTCCTCTGGATTTAATCCATACACCTTGTAGTATGTCTTCAACTTCTCCAAGCTCTCATCTAAATTCCTTCCCTTGTAGCCCCTGTTCAACTCTGTAAGCATATCGTACCCGTGCTGGAGAAGAACCTTTGTGAGCTTAGGTTCTGGTTTAACGGGAACTTCTATCATCTCCAACTCATCCACGCTTTGTTTGTTTCCTCTCCGATTAAATGACATCCTGCTCTTGTTGATATAAACCACCTGCATGTCATTTACCTTTATCCCGTTCCTCTCTAAGAGATGTTTGTAAATGTTCATCTGGTATTTGTGCTGGAGCTTTGGTTCTCCCTCGTTCCTGATTTTCAAGAATGCGTATGGATTAGAGGTTTTAAAATCGTAAAGAGTTCTATTCTTGGGGTCATAGATTGAAAGAACATCTATGTGTCCCACAACCTTGTAATCCTTTCCCAGAGGAGCCGAATACTCGCTCTCCATTACATGCATGTTCGGGTAGTATTTCTGCAACAAGTCCTCAAAGTATTCGTGGAGCATAGTCCCGTGCATTAGCGTGGATATTCCTGCCCTGTCTGGTTTTATCTCTGGATTTCTCCGGGAATAGATGAATTTCCTTTCGCATATTCCCGATATTTCCGTTGAGGTTATCATGTTATTGCGTAGTTTTTCGTATCTCTCCCTCTGCTTCTTTGCGTATTCTTCCTCAACTGCCTTCGCTATCATCTCTGCGAGTCCCATTCTCACTCATCCCCTTCTTAAAATAGTGAGTTTCCAAGATGTCCAAAACCTCAACCTCATCGAAAT
Proteins encoded:
- a CDS encoding PD-(D/E)XK nuclease family protein, encoding MGLAEMIAKAVEEEYAKKQRERYEKLRNNMITSTEISGICERKFIYSRRNPEIKPDRAGISTLMHGTMLHEYFEDLLQKYYPNMHVMESEYSAPLGKDYKVVGHIDVLSIYDPKNRTLYDFKTSNPYAFLKIRNEGEPKLQHKYQMNIYKHLLERNGIKVNDMQVVYINKSRMSFNRRGNKQSVDELEMIEVPVKPEPKLTKVLLQHGYDMLTELNRGYKGRNLDESLEKLKTYYKVYGLNPEELDKENFQKWMCDYCRYKDMCMQKDKEEVKEGNQMNRMMSNQVQGAHVEKSKDMEMEV